DNA sequence from the Coregonus clupeaformis isolate EN_2021a chromosome 13, ASM2061545v1, whole genome shotgun sequence genome:
atacttgcaaaatggcttaaggacaacaaagtcaaggtattggagtggccatcacaaagccctgacttcactcctgagtggcgcagtggtctaaggcactgcatcgcagtgctaactgtgccactagagatcctggttcgaatccaggctctgtcgcagccggccgcgaccgggagactcatgggcggcgcacaattggcccagcgtcgtccagggtaggggagggaatggccggcagggatgtagctcagttgatagagcatggcgtttgcaatgccagggttgtgggttcgattcccacggggggccagtataaaaaaaaaaaatgtattcacgaactgtaagtcgctctggataagagtgtctgctaaatgactaaaatgtaaatgtaaaaatcctatagaaaatgtgtgggcataactgaaaaagcgtgtgcgagcaaggaggcctacaaacctgactcagttacaccagctctgtcaggaggaatgggcaaaaattcaccaaacttattgtgggaagcttgtggaaggcaccctgaaatatttgacccaagttaaacaatttaaagacaatgctaccaaacactaattgactgtatgtaaacttctgacccactgggaatgtgatgaaagaaataaaagcttaaataaatcatactctctactattattctgacatttcacattcttaaaataaagtggtgatcctaactgacctaagacagggaatttgtactagtattaattgtcaggaattgtgaaaatctttaaatgtatttggctaaggtgtatgtaaacctccgacttcaactgtatatactgtattctatactattctactgtatcttaatccatgccgctctgacatcgctcgtccatatatgtatatattcttaataaattccttacttagatttgtgtgtattgggcatatgttgtgaaattgagtttaaatgtatttggctaaggtgtatgtaaacctccgacttcaactgtatatacaggaaatattctaagtcagatccaataccatatttacatgtgcagggatactggagtgatggaggtggaTATGTATAAGGGtaaggggactaggcaacaggatatacgataaacagagtagcagcagcttgtatgtgagtggtatgtagtcagtataaatgtatgtgcatattgtgtgtgtgttggagtgactgtgtgtgtagggccctgtgagtgtgcatagagacagtggaaacatctagtggaaagccttcccagaagagtggatgctgttagcaggaaaggggggaccaactccatattaatgcccatgattttggattgagatgttcgacaagcaggtgtccacataagtttggtcatgtagtgtagcttgcATTGCAGAGTAGCTAGCTAAAAGCTAGGCTATGTTGAAGATACCATTGTAGCTAGCGACCTCCACCTAATAATTATCATCAAAAACAAACATCATTACCATCACAATGAACTTAAACGGGAGGCAAGTCATAGTATAATTGGCTTAACAGCCAATGTGTATTATTTAACATTACATTACTATTATATTAATGATAATTGTTTACAAGGTGCTAGCTATCCCATGACGCCATCACCGATTTATAGTGCAGATCCGACACGTGTGTGGACCAAAGCATGTCTGGCGCTAAACAAAGTGCTCATGGCATACATAATACATCACAAGACATACAATACCCACTTATCAGAAATTTATGATCTATCATGAGTAAATGGCTATAGTTGTGTAACTAATTGTTTATTTCAAGTCATCAGATCCGAAATGCCTGGAGTGACAAGAAGTCTGTGGCAAGGAACTTGCGAGACATGGGTCTGGCATTTGACCCTAACCGTGCCCTCCCAATTAAGACACAGACCGTgagtatatcctgtccatcatgGTGATATACTATACATTCACAAGTTATGGCCTAATCTCTTAGAGTGAATTGTGATGTATAATTGACATGTCTGCAGTTTGCTGCTGTGGAGAAAACTGAAGAAGCTCCCACCCTCAAATTTGTAAGGAAGCCATACGTTCTCAATGGTAAGGAACCATTAATAATTTATTGTTACACAAATCAACAtgtgttttttgtgttatttacATATACAACGCTTCACCTATTAGATTTTATTAGAAGATCTGTTCACGTAGACTCATGCATGACGACTTGTTTTCAACAGAACTTGTGGCAGAGGCGAATCTCCCAGAGAAAGACACAAAGACCTTATCCACAGACTTGATCGAGTACGTGCAGTACATGGTCAGGGAACACAGCGAGAACTACAAGGTAAGTACAGCTGATGAGGAATTTCACCTCACCTAACTTGATAATCTCTGTACAGTAGTATTTCACAAAGGATGGGCTGGTATTCCTGTAGTTGCAGTTTATtgcagcggagtcactgaccaccttctggagacacttgaaaccctacctctttaaggaatacctggaatagtaatccttctacccccctttactaccactgtcttttgtctaaactaacacctgacttatttcacctgctagcactgacttgttcaaagaaatgtacttattatgatcgagatgtagttgtccctgattgcactgactttgctcacagctgcttgtttgaagaagtgtacttactgtgatcaagatgtggttgtcccactggctatcctaaattgaatgcaccaatttgtaagtcgctctggataagagcgtctgctaaatgacttaaatgtaatgtaaaatgtattgccTTTGGGTCATGGCAATAAGTACTGTATGTTCTTATGGGTATTGAGACCACATTTGTTTTATCCCAACCTAATTTCTGCTTCTGTAGGCTATGGCCAGAGATGAGAAGAACTATTACCAGGACACGCCCTCACAGATCAGGAGGAAAGTG
Encoded proteins:
- the LOC121579411 gene encoding nucleolar protein 16-like; its protein translation is MPKAKKKSKRNTFDYSKDRKKLKKQFKKREAPRIECHQIRNAWSDKKSVARNLRDMGLAFDPNRALPIKTQTFAAVEKTEEAPTLKFVRKPYVLNELVAEANLPEKDTKTLSTDLIEYVQYMVREHSENYKAMARDEKNYYQDTPSQIRRKVDQYKRCHQEEYNTFVESLKGGKPVST